The Streptomyces spororaveus genome includes a region encoding these proteins:
- a CDS encoding DNA repair ATPase has translation MTTTSPTDAGTYEVLRDRLAAQADELARRAEALNTLRVEEFGSTGLALDATEHIRTEHPCAPRDIVAVGDTLLFGYNAASTGLKPETAVGDVLALYGRDLERLPETTVPGLLDDPAFLREFGALHRYYREARLLQLRHVEGKLLAVFRTGETSEDIRVLRWALAPDGTATFLDGRGERDRVLPPSHDFEWTTATREDHVLGRHPHVSIGGAVFVSTVGGALTLKTDDDTETDEGIFSEPVTEPLQSLADADIEYAHVGPLVLLRVRPYKEEVRRHLVFNTLTRTAVRLDGIGQAARTLPDGQGIVFPGGYCLATGTSKTFDTATDGLEYERTVFSPNGEDVLYVFHARAEGRNLLLPYNVIRNEIATPISCHGHALFDDGALLVLRADSDEPARVHPLQRWSSPYVSDTHAAALPVGGGALARVGNADLVRGISDCLSLAGAASSTTPTGDGYTALVEACVRAADRYHWLGDHEFGDLRAPLSELRATAEQVLAEFETVQALTRQAAEVLAGAAARTAALVRRLRGEAPRSAGEWVDGLTELRRAQGRLLGVKELRYADTDRVDELAAEVEADIVAFAGRAVTFLAREDAFATHHEDVDRLAENAATITTVAEAGPLSARLDEQTEGLETITEVVAGLDIGDATVRTSILERIAEVLGGVNRARATLDARRRELLAREGQAEFAAESALLAQAVTGALAAAHTPDSCDEQLSRLLLRLENLESRFAESDAFLADLAAKHTEVYEAFSSRKQTLQDARARRAERLADSAPRVLETVTRRAATLDDADAISAFFASDAMVAKVRRTASELRELGEDIRAEELDGRLKAARQEAGRALRDRAELYADGGRTVRLGRHRFAVNTQPLDLTLVPQGDRLAFALTGTDYRSPVTDPGFEATRPYWGQSLPSENADVYRAEYLAARLLTEHGPAALAEADLPALVRHAAEASYDEGYERGVHDHDATAILTVLLRLYESAGLLRYPPEARAEAQLFWAHRTTAEERTAWAHRATSLARVRDAFGAPPAIAAFQDELATAIAGADSSAAAEYLFEELACGQGGFVTSAAARTLLEKFRRAVGTSAFEEDLAALPALADRRQLAEAWLTSYAAAAGEPIAPGDLTEAVAVELCPDLDRYESEAPVAGAVEGLLGRHPRVSGRSLAVRIDELLSRTRDFAATTVPGLRDYQRRRSALVAAERARLRLDEYRPRALSSFVRGRLLDEVFLPLVGDNLAKQLSTTGETKRTDSNGLLLLVSPPGYGKTTLMEYVADRLGLVLVKVDGPALGHAVTSLDPAEAPNATARREVEKINFALEAGNNTMLYLDDIQHTSPELLQKFIPLCDATRRMEGVWDGEARTYDLRGKRFAVCMAGNPYTGSGQRFRIPDMLANRADVWNLGEVLTGKEAAFALSFVENALTSHPVLAPLAGRDRADLDLLIRLASDDPAARADRLVHPYAPAELEQVLAVLRHLLTARETVLAVNAAYIASASQSEEARTEPPFLLQGSYRNMNKIAARIDPVMNEAELAAVIDDHYTGEAQTLATGAEAGLLKLAELRSTLTRAQAERWTAIKSSYVRARTLGGPEADPLTRAVAALGLLADRVASVESAITRAADPRRTPDHPADAEGP, from the coding sequence ATGACCACCACGTCCCCCACGGACGCGGGCACCTACGAGGTGCTGCGCGACCGGCTCGCCGCGCAGGCCGACGAGCTGGCCCGGCGGGCCGAGGCGCTCAACACCCTCCGAGTCGAGGAGTTCGGTTCCACCGGACTGGCCCTTGACGCGACCGAGCACATCCGCACCGAGCACCCCTGCGCTCCCCGCGACATCGTGGCCGTCGGCGACACCCTGCTCTTCGGCTACAACGCCGCCTCCACCGGTCTGAAGCCCGAGACCGCCGTGGGTGACGTCCTCGCCTTGTACGGCCGCGACCTGGAGCGGCTTCCCGAGACGACCGTCCCCGGCCTCCTCGACGACCCCGCGTTCCTCCGCGAGTTCGGGGCCCTCCACCGCTACTACCGCGAAGCCCGCCTCCTCCAGCTCCGCCATGTGGAAGGGAAACTGCTCGCCGTCTTCCGGACGGGCGAGACGAGCGAGGACATCCGCGTCCTGCGCTGGGCCCTGGCCCCGGACGGGACCGCCACCTTCCTGGACGGCCGGGGCGAGCGCGACCGCGTCCTGCCGCCCTCCCACGACTTCGAGTGGACCACCGCCACCCGCGAGGACCACGTCCTCGGCCGTCACCCGCACGTTTCCATCGGCGGCGCGGTCTTCGTCTCCACCGTCGGCGGCGCCCTCACCCTGAAGACCGACGACGACACCGAGACGGACGAGGGCATCTTCTCCGAGCCGGTCACCGAACCGCTCCAGTCCCTCGCCGACGCGGACATCGAGTACGCGCACGTCGGACCGCTGGTCCTGCTGCGGGTGCGCCCGTACAAGGAAGAGGTCCGGCGCCATCTGGTGTTCAACACCCTCACCAGGACCGCCGTACGCCTCGACGGCATCGGACAGGCCGCCCGCACGCTGCCCGACGGCCAGGGGATCGTCTTCCCCGGCGGCTACTGCCTCGCCACCGGAACCTCCAAGACCTTCGACACCGCCACCGATGGCCTGGAATACGAGCGGACAGTGTTCTCGCCCAACGGCGAGGACGTGCTGTACGTCTTCCACGCGCGGGCGGAAGGTCGCAATCTGCTTCTCCCCTACAACGTCATCCGCAACGAGATCGCCACTCCGATCTCCTGCCACGGCCACGCCCTCTTCGATGACGGCGCACTGCTGGTGCTGCGCGCGGACTCCGACGAGCCGGCCCGGGTGCATCCGCTCCAGCGCTGGAGCTCCCCGTACGTCTCCGATACCCACGCGGCCGCCCTGCCCGTCGGCGGCGGGGCACTGGCCCGCGTCGGCAACGCCGACCTCGTCCGCGGCATCTCGGACTGCCTCTCCCTCGCCGGTGCGGCGTCCTCGACCACGCCCACCGGCGACGGGTACACGGCCCTCGTCGAAGCCTGCGTCCGGGCCGCCGACCGTTACCACTGGCTCGGCGACCACGAATTCGGCGACCTGCGCGCCCCTCTGAGTGAGCTCCGTGCCACCGCCGAACAGGTATTGGCCGAGTTCGAGACCGTACAGGCCCTGACCCGGCAAGCTGCCGAGGTGCTGGCCGGGGCCGCGGCGCGAACCGCCGCGCTCGTACGCCGTCTGCGCGGGGAGGCGCCCCGCAGCGCCGGTGAGTGGGTGGACGGTCTGACCGAACTGCGACGCGCCCAAGGCCGTCTCCTCGGCGTCAAGGAGCTGCGGTACGCGGACACGGACCGCGTCGACGAGCTGGCCGCCGAGGTCGAGGCCGACATCGTCGCCTTCGCCGGCCGGGCCGTGACCTTCCTGGCGCGCGAGGACGCCTTCGCCACCCACCACGAGGACGTGGACCGCCTCGCCGAGAACGCGGCTACGATCACCACCGTCGCCGAGGCCGGACCCCTCTCCGCTCGTCTCGACGAGCAGACCGAGGGCCTGGAGACGATCACCGAGGTCGTCGCAGGACTCGACATCGGCGACGCCACCGTCCGTACGTCCATCCTGGAACGGATCGCCGAGGTGCTCGGCGGCGTGAACCGGGCCCGTGCCACCCTTGATGCCCGCCGCCGCGAACTCCTGGCGCGCGAGGGGCAGGCCGAGTTCGCCGCCGAGTCCGCCCTGCTCGCCCAGGCGGTCACCGGCGCGCTGGCCGCCGCGCACACCCCGGACTCCTGCGACGAGCAGCTCTCGCGGCTCCTGCTGCGGCTGGAGAACCTGGAGTCCCGCTTCGCAGAGTCCGACGCGTTCCTCGCCGACCTCGCCGCCAAGCACACCGAGGTGTACGAGGCATTCTCATCCCGCAAGCAGACCTTGCAGGACGCCCGCGCCCGCCGGGCGGAACGGCTGGCGGATTCGGCCCCGCGCGTGCTGGAGACCGTCACCCGCCGCGCCGCCACCCTCGACGACGCCGACGCGATCAGCGCCTTCTTCGCTTCCGACGCCATGGTCGCCAAGGTCCGCCGCACGGCCTCCGAACTGCGGGAACTGGGCGAGGACATCCGGGCCGAGGAGCTCGACGGCCGGCTGAAGGCCGCCCGGCAGGAAGCCGGGCGCGCCCTGCGCGACCGCGCCGAGCTCTACGCGGACGGCGGCCGGACCGTCCGCCTCGGCCGCCACCGGTTCGCCGTGAACACCCAGCCCCTCGACCTCACCCTGGTCCCGCAGGGCGACCGCCTCGCCTTCGCCCTCACCGGAACCGACTACCGATCCCCCGTCACCGACCCCGGTTTCGAGGCCACCCGCCCCTACTGGGGCCAGTCGCTGCCCTCGGAGAACGCGGACGTCTACCGCGCCGAGTACCTCGCCGCCCGCCTGCTCACCGAACACGGCCCGGCCGCCCTCGCGGAGGCGGACCTCCCGGCCCTCGTACGTCACGCCGCCGAGGCCTCGTACGACGAGGGCTACGAGCGCGGGGTCCACGACCACGACGCCACCGCGATCCTGACGGTGCTGCTGCGCCTGTACGAGTCGGCCGGCCTGCTGCGCTATCCACCAGAGGCCCGCGCCGAGGCCCAGCTGTTCTGGGCGCACCGCACGACCGCCGAGGAGCGGACGGCCTGGGCCCACCGGGCGACCTCGCTCGCCCGGGTCCGGGACGCGTTCGGGGCGCCGCCCGCGATCGCCGCATTCCAGGACGAACTGGCCACGGCCATCGCAGGGGCCGACAGCTCGGCGGCCGCCGAGTACCTCTTCGAGGAACTTGCCTGCGGCCAGGGCGGATTCGTCACGAGCGCCGCGGCCCGGACGCTGCTGGAGAAGTTCCGTCGCGCGGTCGGCACCTCCGCCTTCGAGGAGGACCTCGCCGCGCTGCCCGCCCTGGCGGACCGGCGCCAGCTCGCCGAGGCGTGGCTCACCTCGTACGCCGCCGCGGCCGGTGAGCCCATAGCCCCGGGTGATCTCACCGAGGCGGTGGCCGTGGAGCTCTGCCCGGACCTCGACCGCTACGAGTCGGAGGCGCCCGTGGCCGGGGCCGTCGAGGGCCTGCTCGGCCGGCACCCGCGCGTCAGCGGGCGGTCCCTCGCGGTGAGGATCGACGAACTACTCTCCCGCACACGAGACTTCGCGGCGACCACCGTGCCGGGCTTGCGTGACTACCAACGGCGGCGCTCGGCCCTGGTCGCCGCCGAACGCGCCCGCCTGCGGCTGGACGAGTACCGGCCCAGGGCCCTGTCCTCCTTCGTCCGCGGCCGTCTGCTCGACGAGGTGTTCCTGCCCCTCGTCGGAGACAACCTCGCCAAGCAGCTGAGCACCACCGGCGAGACCAAGCGGACGGACAGCAACGGCCTCTTGCTGCTCGTCTCCCCGCCCGGCTACGGCAAGACGACCCTCATGGAGTACGTGGCCGACCGGCTGGGCCTCGTCCTGGTCAAGGTCGACGGCCCGGCGCTCGGACACGCGGTCACCTCACTCGACCCGGCCGAGGCCCCGAACGCCACGGCCCGCCGCGAAGTCGAAAAAATCAACTTCGCACTGGAGGCGGGCAACAACACCATGCTCTACCTCGACGACATCCAGCACACCTCGCCGGAGCTGCTGCAGAAGTTCATCCCGCTGTGCGACGCCACCCGCCGCATGGAAGGCGTGTGGGACGGCGAGGCACGCACCTACGACCTGCGCGGCAAGCGGTTCGCGGTCTGCATGGCCGGCAACCCGTACACCGGTTCCGGGCAGCGCTTCCGCATCCCCGACATGCTCGCCAACCGCGCCGACGTCTGGAACCTCGGCGAGGTCCTGACCGGCAAGGAGGCGGCCTTCGCCCTCAGTTTCGTCGAGAACGCCCTCACTTCGCACCCGGTCCTGGCCCCGCTCGCCGGCCGCGACCGCGCGGACCTCGACCTGCTGATCCGTCTGGCCTCCGACGACCCGGCGGCCCGCGCCGACCGGCTCGTCCACCCGTACGCTCCGGCGGAGCTGGAGCAGGTCCTCGCGGTGTTGCGGCACCTGCTGACCGCCCGGGAAACGGTCCTGGCCGTGAACGCCGCCTACATCGCGTCCGCCTCCCAGAGCGAGGAAGCCCGCACCGAGCCGCCGTTCCTGCTCCAGGGCTCGTACCGCAACATGAACAAGATCGCCGCCCGGATCGACCCCGTCATGAACGAGGCCGAGCTGGCGGCGGTCATCGACGACCACTACACGGGTGAGGCCCAGACCCTCGCCACCGGCGCCGAGGCCGGCCTCCTCAAACTGGCAGAGCTCCGCTCCACCCTCACCCGGGCGCAGGCCGAGCGCTGGACGGCGATCAAGAGCTCGTACGTACGGGCCCGGACCCTCGGCGGGCCCGAAGCCGACCCGCTCACGCGCGCGGTCGCCGCCCTCGGGCTCCTGGCGGACCGCGTGGCGTCCGTCGAGTCAGCCATCACCCGGGCTGCCGACCCCCGCCGTACGCCGGATCATCCGGCGGACGCGGAAGGGCCGTGA
- a CDS encoding TfoX/Sxy family protein produces MTYDEGLAQRIRERLGEWSAVTEKRMFGGLAFLLHGNMTVGVSGEEVVVRVGPDRTEQALARPEARPMDFTGRPMRGWVTVSGPALAEDAVLDHWITTAVAFADTLPPK; encoded by the coding sequence ATGACGTACGACGAAGGGCTGGCCCAGCGGATCCGGGAGCGGCTCGGCGAGTGGTCCGCCGTCACCGAGAAACGGATGTTCGGCGGTCTCGCGTTCCTGCTGCACGGCAACATGACCGTGGGCGTGTCCGGTGAAGAGGTCGTTGTCCGGGTGGGTCCGGACCGGACCGAACAGGCTCTCGCCCGCCCGGAGGCCCGGCCCATGGACTTCACCGGTCGCCCGATGCGCGGCTGGGTGACCGTGAGCGGCCCGGCCCTGGCGGAGGATGCGGTGCTGGATCACTGGATCACGACGGCAGTGGCGTTCGCGGACACGCTGCCGCCCAAGTGA
- a CDS encoding SRPBCC family protein — MKVDVLTDGVIAAPCDRVAAYATDPTHAPEWYANITSADWRTPPPVAVGSKVAFVARFLGRRLAYTYEITAYEPGRRLVMCTDEGPFPMETTYTWEPYGERFDHTRMTLRNCGEPSGFASLGATVMAAAMRRAQHKDLAALKALLER, encoded by the coding sequence ATGAAGGTCGACGTGCTGACCGACGGCGTGATCGCCGCCCCGTGCGACCGGGTCGCCGCCTACGCGACCGACCCCACCCACGCACCCGAGTGGTACGCGAACATCACCTCCGCCGACTGGCGGACCCCGCCGCCGGTGGCGGTCGGCTCCAAGGTCGCCTTCGTCGCCCGCTTCCTCGGCAGGCGGCTGGCCTACACGTACGAGATCACCGCGTACGAACCCGGGCGCCGACTGGTGATGTGCACGGACGAAGGCCCCTTCCCCATGGAGACCACCTACACCTGGGAGCCGTACGGGGAACGCTTCGACCACACCCGCATGACCCTCCGCAACTGCGGCGAGCCCAGCGGATTCGCCTCCCTCGGCGCCACCGTGATGGCGGCGGCCATGCGCCGCGCCCAGCACAAGGACCTGGCGGCACTCAAGGCACTGCTGGAGCGGTGA
- a CDS encoding CGNR zinc finger domain-containing protein, whose translation MDSTDPGTSAPLLGEPLPIELMNTIWADRDGVHDAIAGPDGAVAWMRAVGPRLTPSAPAVGAWLDAERPAGAEETAARLRGLRDALRRLAAEATEDARPDAQSAIATRDAALTALNEACGATPVWATLHWPSGADPTRIVRTGDLAGQAVVAMLAGQAVDLFTGDMRPQLRACLAPGCVLYFVKQHPRREWCSAGCGNRARVARHYQRHRVTKTDPES comes from the coding sequence GTGGACAGCACAGACCCCGGTACGAGCGCACCGCTGCTCGGCGAACCGCTCCCGATCGAGCTGATGAACACGATCTGGGCTGACCGAGACGGCGTACACGACGCGATCGCCGGCCCCGACGGAGCCGTCGCCTGGATGCGGGCCGTCGGCCCCCGACTGACGCCCTCAGCTCCCGCGGTCGGTGCCTGGCTCGACGCCGAACGGCCCGCCGGAGCGGAAGAGACCGCCGCTCGGCTGCGCGGCTTGAGGGACGCATTGCGCAGGCTCGCCGCCGAAGCGACCGAGGACGCTCGGCCGGACGCGCAGTCGGCCATCGCCACCCGGGACGCAGCACTCACGGCGTTGAACGAGGCGTGCGGCGCGACGCCGGTGTGGGCGACGCTCCACTGGCCTTCCGGCGCGGACCCGACCCGCATCGTGCGCACCGGCGACCTCGCGGGACAGGCGGTGGTCGCCATGCTCGCCGGACAAGCCGTCGACCTGTTCACCGGCGACATGCGGCCGCAGCTGCGTGCCTGCCTGGCGCCCGGCTGCGTGCTCTACTTCGTGAAGCAGCACCCCCGCCGCGAATGGTGCTCGGCCGGCTGCGGCAACCGCGCCCGCGTCGCCCGCCACTACCAGCGCCACCGGGTCACCAAGACCGACCCCGAGTCCTGA
- a CDS encoding carboxymuconolactone decarboxylase family protein, with translation MNMSRLTPIDPATATGPAAPLLAQVQKSLGLTPNMTKVMANSPALLKGYLALSGALAGGALAAGVREQLAITTAEYNGCEYCLSAHTYIGEHIAKVDPGELERARHAEASDAHTAALLALSDAIVRGRGAVDDGAVKAARDTGVTDAEIGEVVGHIALNVLTNYFNVLAQVENDWPVVTPHAHVA, from the coding sequence ATGAACATGTCGAGGCTCACCCCGATCGACCCCGCCACCGCGACCGGCCCGGCGGCCCCGCTGCTCGCCCAGGTGCAGAAGTCCCTCGGCCTCACACCGAACATGACCAAGGTGATGGCCAACAGTCCGGCCCTGCTCAAGGGCTACCTGGCGCTCTCCGGCGCCCTGGCCGGCGGCGCCCTGGCCGCAGGCGTGCGGGAGCAGCTCGCGATCACAACCGCCGAGTACAACGGGTGCGAGTACTGCCTGTCCGCCCACACCTACATCGGTGAGCACATCGCCAAGGTCGACCCCGGTGAACTCGAGCGGGCCCGCCACGCCGAGGCGTCCGATGCCCACACCGCCGCCCTGCTGGCCCTGTCGGACGCCATCGTGCGCGGCAGGGGCGCGGTGGACGACGGCGCCGTGAAGGCGGCGCGGGACACAGGCGTCACCGACGCCGAGATCGGCGAGGTGGTCGGCCATATCGCGCTGAACGTGCTGACGAACTACTTCAACGTGCTCGCCCAGGTGGAGAACGACTGGCCTGTCGTCACTCCGCACGCGCACGTCGCCTGA
- a CDS encoding pyridoxamine 5'-phosphate oxidase family protein — translation MSRSNETPPVGFHTGELAVQQQAGVRAQADRLSGMLSPPDLRGGAARFLAERTLAALTARDDSGRLWISPLTGPPGVLDVIAASTLHVRTAPAADDPLHGLPPGQQVGLLAIDFATRRRFRVNGTLATADEDGLMLQVDQAYGNCPQYIQRRHLQPGPAVAEGGDGSPVRYATSLASGQARLIRAADTFFLGTAHPERGNDASHRGGPPGFVRVEGDSLWWPDYPGNNMFNSLGNLAVDSAAALLFADFATGHTLLLSGTAVLEWSPDGSDDDEGGTGRRVRFHIGSVVDGSGAPRHAPHPVRRPPHRKD, via the coding sequence ATGAGCAGATCGAACGAAACGCCTCCCGTGGGCTTCCACACCGGCGAACTCGCCGTACAGCAGCAGGCCGGCGTACGCGCACAGGCTGACCGGCTCTCCGGCATGCTCAGCCCACCCGACCTGCGAGGCGGGGCGGCCAGGTTCCTCGCCGAACGCACACTCGCCGCGCTCACGGCGCGCGACGACTCCGGCAGACTGTGGATCTCACCGCTGACCGGACCCCCCGGCGTCCTCGACGTCATCGCGGCATCCACCCTGCATGTACGCACCGCACCGGCCGCGGACGACCCGCTCCACGGCCTCCCGCCCGGTCAACAGGTCGGTCTGCTGGCCATCGACTTCGCCACCCGCCGCCGCTTCCGGGTCAACGGGACGCTCGCCACCGCGGACGAGGACGGGCTCATGCTCCAAGTCGATCAGGCTTACGGCAACTGTCCCCAGTACATCCAGCGGCGTCACCTCCAACCCGGACCCGCCGTCGCCGAGGGCGGAGACGGCTCCCCGGTGCGGTACGCCACCTCCTTGGCGTCCGGTCAGGCCCGCCTCATCCGTGCGGCCGACACCTTCTTCCTGGGCACCGCCCACCCGGAGCGCGGCAACGACGCCTCGCACCGCGGCGGGCCGCCCGGATTCGTCCGCGTCGAGGGCGACAGCCTCTGGTGGCCCGACTATCCCGGCAACAACATGTTCAACAGCCTCGGCAATCTCGCCGTTGACAGCGCCGCGGCCCTGCTGTTCGCCGATTTCGCCACGGGGCACACCCTGCTCCTGTCCGGCACGGCGGTCCTGGAGTGGTCTCCTGATGGCTCCGACGACGATGAGGGCGGCACCGGCCGCCGGGTCCGCTTCCACATCGGCAGCGTGGTCGACGGCTCCGGCGCGCCACGACACGCGCCGCATCCGGTCCGCCGTCCACCGCACAGAAAGGACTGA
- a CDS encoding nuclear transport factor 2 family protein, with product MNEPTPESNGRTRLAYILGVPLAPEVERQWPQMGEVVRGSKLIGEVEGNFPELTLEVGRRLRLDDDVIVVEWTCDYGDGRLYRNVTIAELRDGRAVRVTDYWGEPTSTPPWRRPLTARLDMPGDGIWKDHDHLGHH from the coding sequence ATGAACGAGCCGACTCCGGAATCGAACGGCCGCACCCGCCTCGCCTACATCCTCGGGGTGCCGCTCGCCCCGGAGGTCGAGCGGCAGTGGCCCCAGATGGGCGAGGTCGTCCGCGGCAGCAAGCTCATCGGAGAGGTCGAGGGGAACTTCCCCGAGCTCACGCTCGAAGTGGGACGACGGCTGCGCCTCGACGACGACGTCATCGTCGTGGAATGGACCTGTGACTACGGCGACGGCCGCCTCTACCGCAACGTCACCATCGCCGAGCTCCGCGACGGCCGGGCCGTACGGGTCACCGACTACTGGGGCGAGCCCACCTCCACTCCCCCGTGGCGCCGACCGCTCACCGCCCGCCTCGACATGCCGGGCGACGGCATCTGGAAGGACCACGACCACCTGGGTCACCACTGA
- a CDS encoding NAD-dependent epimerase/dehydratase family protein produces the protein MRVLVTGGAGFIGSHIVTALKDRGHDPVVLDALLPAAHPGTPPLPEAEFVRADVRDADAVRAALRGVDAVCHQAAMVGLGKDFADAPEYVGCNDLGTAVLLAQMATAGVRELVLAGSMVVYGEGRYTCERHGTVRPGPRRTEDLTAGRFEPRCPDCGADLAPGLVGEDAPTDPRNVYATTKLAQEHLAANWARCVEGRAVSMRYHNVYGPGMPRDTPYAGVASFFRSSLARGEAPRVYEDGAQRRDFVHVTDVASANVVALEAVATRQAGALTAFNTGSGEPHTVGEMAVALATAHGGPDPVVTGEFRLGDVRHITADSARLRKELGWGPSVGFADGMAEFARAGQRESAGVTG, from the coding sequence ATGCGCGTACTCGTCACCGGAGGAGCCGGGTTCATCGGCTCCCACATCGTCACCGCCCTCAAGGACCGGGGGCACGACCCCGTCGTCCTCGACGCCCTGCTGCCCGCCGCCCACCCCGGCACACCACCCCTGCCCGAGGCCGAGTTCGTCCGCGCCGACGTACGGGACGCCGACGCGGTCCGGGCCGCGCTGCGCGGAGTGGACGCGGTGTGCCACCAGGCGGCCATGGTCGGGCTCGGGAAAGACTTCGCGGACGCGCCCGAATACGTCGGCTGCAACGACCTCGGGACGGCGGTGCTGCTGGCGCAGATGGCGACCGCCGGGGTGCGGGAACTCGTACTCGCCGGGTCGATGGTGGTCTACGGAGAGGGCCGGTACACCTGCGAACGGCATGGAACGGTACGCCCCGGACCGCGGCGGACCGAGGACCTGACGGCGGGCCGGTTCGAACCCCGCTGCCCCGACTGCGGAGCCGACCTCGCCCCGGGCCTGGTCGGCGAGGACGCCCCGACGGATCCGCGGAACGTGTACGCGACGACGAAACTGGCCCAGGAGCACCTCGCGGCGAACTGGGCCCGGTGCGTGGAGGGCCGTGCGGTGTCGATGCGCTACCACAACGTGTACGGGCCGGGCATGCCGCGCGACACCCCGTACGCCGGGGTGGCCTCCTTCTTCCGCTCCTCGCTCGCCCGGGGCGAGGCGCCCCGGGTCTACGAGGACGGCGCTCAGCGAAGGGACTTCGTCCACGTCACGGACGTGGCCTCGGCGAACGTGGTGGCACTGGAGGCGGTCGCCACCCGGCAAGCCGGCGCGCTCACCGCCTTCAACACCGGCAGCGGGGAACCCCACACGGTCGGCGAGATGGCGGTCGCGCTGGCCACGGCGCACGGCGGGCCCGACCCGGTGGTGACGGGCGAGTTCCGGCTCGGCGACGTACGGCACATCACCGCCGACTCGGCCCGGCTGCGCAAGGAGCTGGGCTGGGGTCCGTCGGTCGGCTTCGCCGACGGCATGGCCGAGTTCGCGCGGGCCGGCCAGCGCGAGTCGGCGGGTGTGACCGGCTGA
- a CDS encoding glycosyltransferase family 2 protein produces MTPSACRPPLADLVLPCLDEAEALPWVLARVPAGWRAIVVDNGSTDGSADIARSLGATVVHETRRGFGAACHAGLLAARAELVCFCDCDASMDPGLLAPMAERVAAGETDLLLGRRRPQGRGTWPAHARAGNFALARMLRRRTGLRLHDLGPMRVARREALLGLDLSDRRSGYPLQMVVRAADAGWRVAETDIPYLPRSGKSKVTGTWRGTWHAVRDMRKVLAEPPGARPAPTEGVSA; encoded by the coding sequence GTGACTCCTTCTGCTTGTCGTCCGCCTCTCGCGGACCTCGTACTGCCGTGCCTCGACGAGGCGGAAGCCCTGCCCTGGGTGCTCGCGCGGGTGCCGGCCGGGTGGCGGGCCATCGTCGTCGACAACGGCTCCACCGACGGCTCGGCGGACATCGCCCGCTCCCTCGGCGCCACCGTCGTGCACGAGACCCGGCGCGGCTTCGGCGCCGCCTGCCACGCCGGACTGCTCGCCGCGCGCGCCGAGTTGGTCTGCTTCTGCGACTGCGACGCCTCCATGGACCCCGGACTGCTCGCGCCCATGGCCGAACGGGTCGCGGCCGGCGAAACGGATCTGCTGCTCGGCCGGCGCCGCCCGCAGGGCCGCGGCACCTGGCCCGCGCACGCCCGGGCGGGGAACTTCGCCCTGGCCCGCATGCTGCGCCGCCGCACCGGACTGCGGCTCCACGACCTCGGACCGATGCGGGTCGCGCGCCGCGAGGCCCTGCTCGGCCTGGACCTGAGCGACCGGCGCAGCGGCTACCCGCTCCAGATGGTCGTACGGGCCGCCGACGCGGGCTGGCGGGTGGCCGAGACGGACATCCCGTACCTCCCCCGATCCGGGAAGTCCAAGGTCACCGGCACCTGGCGGGGTACCTGGCACGCGGTACGGGACATGCGCAAGGTGCTCGCCGAGCCGCCGGGCGCCCGACCCGCACCGACCGAGGGGGTCTCCGCATGA
- a CDS encoding TIGR04282 family arsenosugar biosynthesis glycosyltransferase, translating to MSTLLVIAKAPVAGRVKTRLTPQFTPQQAADLALASLQDTLATVLATPAARRVLVLDGQPGPWIPEGIEVVPQCTGGLDVRLAAAFALAEGPALLIGMDTPQITPGLLALGLDFTEADAWFGPADDGGFWALGLADPDPALLLGVPMSVTHTGEVQRQRLTDAGLAVRDLPELCDVDTPADAKRVAAAAPWTRFAALHHGLCAVTR from the coding sequence ATGAGCACCCTCCTCGTCATCGCCAAGGCGCCCGTCGCCGGGCGCGTGAAAACCCGTCTCACCCCGCAGTTCACCCCGCAGCAGGCAGCCGACCTGGCCCTCGCCTCACTCCAGGACACCCTCGCGACGGTCCTGGCGACTCCGGCCGCGCGGCGTGTCCTGGTCCTCGACGGGCAGCCGGGTCCTTGGATCCCGGAGGGGATCGAGGTCGTCCCGCAGTGCACGGGCGGCCTGGACGTCCGACTGGCCGCCGCCTTCGCCCTGGCCGAAGGGCCGGCCCTGCTGATCGGCATGGACACCCCGCAGATCACTCCCGGCCTGCTCGCACTCGGGCTCGACTTCACCGAGGCGGACGCCTGGTTCGGTCCCGCCGACGACGGAGGGTTCTGGGCACTGGGCCTGGCCGACCCCGACCCGGCCCTGCTGCTCGGCGTCCCCATGTCCGTGACCCACACCGGCGAGGTCCAACGGCAGCGACTGACCGATGCGGGGCTGGCCGTACGCGACCTGCCCGAGCTCTGCGACGTGGACACCCCCGCCGACGCGAAACGGGTCGCGGCCGCAGCCCCGTGGACGCGCTTCGCCGCCCTGCACCACGGCCTGTGCGCGGTGACCCGATGA